The genomic window AAGCTCCCTCCATTCTACGTTCCTGCTCACTGGCATCCCAGAACTGCAGGCCGGAAATATCGGGGTCTCCATCCCTTTCTGCTTTGCCTATGCGGTTGCTGTCTTGGGGAATAGTGCTATATTCCTAGTGATTGTGAAGGATCGGAGCCTCCACAAGCCCATGTACCTCTTCCTCTGCATGCTGGCTGTGAGTGAGCTGGGGGTCTCCCTCTCTACCCTCCCCACGGTGCTGAGTGTCTTCCTGTTTGATGACAGGGAGATTGGGCTGGATGCGTGCCTCAGCCAGATGTTCTTCATCCACTGCTTCTCCATCATGGATTCAGGGGTCCTCTGGGCGATGGCCCTGGACCGCTTCATAGCCATttacaaccctctgcaatacaccACCATCCTGACCAACTTCAGGATTGCCATGATAGGCTCAGGGATTGCAGCAAAGAGCATTATCCTGCTGGCCGCACTGCCTCTTCTCCTGAGGAGGCTGCCATTCTGTAGGTCCAATGTGCTTGCTCACCCCTACTGTCTGCACCCGAATTTAATCCGGCTCCCTTGTGCAGACACCACCGTCAACAGCCTCTATGGGCTCTTTGTCTTGCTCTGTACATTTGGCCTCGATTCCCTGTTCATTGTCCTGTCCTACACAATGATCCTCAAGACCGTGCTGAGCATGGCCTCCAAGGAAGGCCGCCTCAAGGCCCTGAACACCTGTGTCTC from Podarcis raffonei isolate rPodRaf1 chromosome 4, rPodRaf1.pri, whole genome shotgun sequence includes these protein-coding regions:
- the LOC128412123 gene encoding olfactory receptor 51I2-like, which codes for MELLRNQSSLHSTFLLTGIPELQAGNIGVSIPFCFAYAVAVLGNSAIFLVIVKDRSLHKPMYLFLCMLAVSELGVSLSTLPTVLSVFLFDDREIGLDACLSQMFFIHCFSIMDSGVLWAMALDRFIAIYNPLQYTTILTNFRIAMIGSGIAAKSIILLAALPLLLRRLPFCRSNVLAHPYCLHPNLIRLPCADTTVNSLYGLFVLLCTFGLDSLFIVLSYTMILKTVLSMASKEGRLKALNTCVSHICAVVIYYTPMIGLSMVYRFGKHAPPLVHSLMANIYLLVPPLLNPIIYSIKTKEILKAFGRVLHRKRF